In Mammaliicoccus sp. Marseille-Q6498, the genomic stretch TTACACGAAAAATCAATATTTAAAAATCCATTCGGTGTGATAGGTGCTTATTTATCAATCGCATTCTTCGTATTTGTATTGGTTATTTTATTCTTCGCCGACGATACAAGAACAGCATTATTATATTCACCATTATGGATTATATTATTGCTCGTCGCTTATTATATTAATAAAAATCGTAAAAAAGCTAAAAACTAGTAATTAGGCAAACTTGAAATCTTTTGATTTCAAGTTTGTTTTTTTGTTGAATAAAATATATTATTTTCCAAATATTCAGAATATACTATTAACTAATTAATATAAATATGCTAAAATCGATACAATTAACACTTTGAAAGGATGTGAAGGTTTATGGTAAGTGAACCGCTTATTTCAGCAACCATACTATTTGCGTTAATTGTACTTGGGGAAGTCATTTCTTATTATACAAAAGCGCGTGTTCCTATGTTACTCACAGCAATGATCAGTTATTTACTATTAAGTTGGGCTGGTGTTTTACCCGCTAAAATATTAGATAACGCAATTTTACCTTCCCTTGGTGCGCTCGTCATGGCTCCAGTCATTATGCATATGGGAACGATGATGCCATTACATATCCTTAAGTCTCAATGGAAAGCTGTTGTCATTTCAATATTCGGGATCATTGGTTCTACTACTTTAATTTTAGTCTTCGTTACGCTTATGTTTGATTTTCGAACAGCCGCTTCTGGTGTAGGTCCGATAGCAGGCGGTATTGTGGCCTTACTTATAACTGTCGAAAAATTACAAGATTTAGGTTTATCAAACTTAATCGTATTACCTGCTATAGTCCAAGCCCTTCAAGGCGTAATTGGTATGCCACTTAGTGCATTTTTAATGAAAAGATATTCACGTTACTATCTTGAAAACAGAAAAAATGATAAAAATGTCGCAACAATTTCTAATAAAGCAGAAAACAAAAAACCAAATTTGTTTAATCAACATCCTTTATTACAAAATAATGTTATTCGATTATTTATCATGTTCTTCTTAGCGAGCATTGCTTTTATAATTGGTGAATTAACTGGCATTCACTTTTCATTAATCAGCTTATTATTCGGTGTTGTTGGTTTAAAAATCGGCTTATTCGAACAAAAAGAAATGGAACGTAACCAGTCATTCACGATTATGATGGTTATGATCATCCTCATCGTTATTGGTTCAATGGGAGGTATTAAACCTCAAGACTTATTAACATTTTTACCGGCCATTTTATCAATCCTTATCATTGGTACGATTGGCATTTTAGTCGGTGGCTTTATCGGGGCGAAACTCATCGGTTGGAGACCTTCAAAAGCTTTACCAGTTGCACTAACTGCTCTATACGGTTTCCCAGGCGATTTTATATTATGTGAAGAAGTAAGTCGTTCTGTTACAGACGACGATGAAGAACGAGAAGATGTATTTAACGAATTACTTAGCCCAATGATTATAGGTGGCTTTACTACTGTTACAGTAGCTTCAGTTATCTTGACGTCTATATTGATGAATTTTATTAAATAACGAAGGAGATTTTTGATGATTATTAAAAATATAAATCTAATAGATGGTACAGGAAATGATATTCAAAAAGAAATAGATATTAAAATAGAATACGGTGTCATTACAGAAATCGGTCAAAACATTCAAGGCGAAGAAGTAGTTGATGGTAAAGGTCAATACTTATTACCAGGCATGATAGATAGTCACGTTCACGTCATGCTGGAAATGGAACCTATTGAAAATAAACTATCTACCCCATTTTCGTATAACTTTTATAAAGCAATCGATCATTTAAAAAGAACAGTAAATGCTGGCGTTACAACTGTTCGTGATGCTTTAGGTGCAGATTTAGGTTTAAAAGAAGCGATCAATGACGGTCTTATATTAGGCCCTAAGCTACAAATTAGTGTTAACGCATTAACGATAACTGGTGGTCATGGCGATAGTTATACAAAATCAGGTATATTATTCCCAGTACTTCAAGACGGCTATCCAGGAATGCCAAATGGAATTTGTGACGGTGTCGAAGAAGTTAGAAAGAAATCACGCGAAATGTTAAGAGCAGGCGCTGACGTACTTAAAGTTCATGCTACTGGTGGTGTTACAAGCGCAACAGATCACCCAGACTATACACAATTTTCATTAGAAGAATTAAAAGTCATCGTCGAAGAAGCACAATTTAGAAACAATCGGAAAGTTATGGCACATGCCCAAGGATTACAAGGCGTCAAACAATGTATCGAAGCCGGTATCCATTCCATCGAACATGGTATTTATTTAGACGACGAAGCAGTTAAACTCATGAAAGAAAACGATATGTATCTCGTTCCAACATTACTCGCACCACTTTCCGTTATCGAATTCGCTACTGAGTTAGGAATGAGCACAAATTCCATCAACAAATCAAAACAAGTTATGCAAGACCATATTGATAGCTTCAAAAAAGCACAACAACACGGTGTTAAAATCGCGATGGGTACAGACGCCGGTGTATTTAAACACGGCACAAACTTAAGAGAATTAGAACTAATGGTCGAACACGGAATGACAGAAATGGAAGCAATCATAGCATCTACTAAAACCGCGGCAGAATGCTTAGGTTACGATAAAGAAATTGGAACAATCGAAGTCGGTAAAAAAGCAGACTTTATTATACTCGAACAAAACCCATTAGAAGATATCTCTACATTAAGAGACCCAAACAAAATTAAAGTCGTATCTATAGATGGTAAATTCGTAAAAGATATTAGAAATGGATAATTAAGTAGAAGGACAAGTCCCGTTGATGCGGGACTTGTCCTTACTTTACGTTGGAGATAATGAGTTTATTTACAGTTTTGCTGAATCTTGTTAATAACGCGGCTCTTATTTACTCTTCTCCCTACTTCTGTTAATAACGATACTCTTATTTACTCTTCTCTCCACTTGTGTCCGCTATCTATTCCCCCGGGCGTCAGCACTTTACAAAATCGTTACAAAATCGAATTATTAGTACAAAAAATAAGACATTTTCGTATAATTTAATAAACACAACTAAACTCATTTTAGGTTAGGAGAGGGTATTATGGAAAATATTCTTCTACTTATTTTAGGCGTCACATTTATAGTAATCGGATGCTGTCTAATAAAGCATAAGCTAATGTTTTTAATCGCTGGATATAACCAGGTATCTTTAACAAATGATCAGTCTAAAGCACTAGGGAAAATAGTAGGAAACTTTATATTACTGACTGGAATATTAGTGACTATAGATTATATACGCATTAATTATTTCTCGTCATCTGATGAAAAGATATTTTATATTGTCATGGGAATTTCTTTTATAATAGGTTTAATAATTATGACTTCCCAGATTTTCAAATTATTTAGGAGAGGGAAGTAACTTGAAAAATCACTAAGGATAGACAATTATACAAACTGTATAGCATTAGCTCTAACACCAAAATTAATACAAAAAAAGCCAAACCCAATGAATCTACATGATTCATTGGGTTTGGCTTCACGTATTATAACGAAGCGTTTCCGATAGATAAGTATTTTGTTTCTAAGTATGGTTCGATGCCTTCGATACCGCCTTCTCTACCGTATCCACTTTCTTTAAATCCTCCGAATGGTGCGTGTGCTGCTGATGGTGCGCCGTCGTTCCAACCTATTACACCGTAATCTAGTTTGTTATAAATATGGAATCCGGTTTTATAGTCATTTGTGAAGAAATAAGCTGCCAATCCAAATTCTGTATCATTTGCTACTTTAATGATTTCGTCTAAGTCATCATAGCTCATAACTGCAGCGATTGGCCCGAATGTTTCTTCGTGCATCACTTTCATATTGAGATTAGCTTTTTTAATAACAACTGGTTTTAAGAAGTTTCCGCCTAGCTTAATGTCTGCTATTTGTTGTGAAAGTTCGCCACCATTTTCAACTGCATCTTCAATATGATCTAATACTTTGTCGACTGCTTTTTCATTGATTAAAGGTCCCATTTCTACACCTTCATCAAGTCCGTTACCAACTTTTAAAGCATTTACTTTTTGAGTAAGTAAGTCTGTATATGCTGCTTCTATATCTTGATGTACAAAAATTCTGTTTGCGCTAATACATGTTTGACCTGAGTTTCTAAATTTAGTTGCAATCGTTTGGTCTACTGCAAGTTCAATGTCAGCATCTTTATGAACGATAACTGGTGCTAAACCGCCTAGCTCCATCGTTGCGTTCTTAACTGTATCTGCTGATGCTTTGATAAGCGTCTTACCAACTGGTGTTGATCCTGTAAACGTAATTTTTTGAATGATTGGACTTTCTGTAAAAATTCTTCCAGCATCTCTACCTGATAAAATGACATATTGTATAGCATCTTCAGGTATACCCGCTTCATGTGCTAATTCTACCATTCTAATTGTTGTTAGCGGTGTTTCTAATGCAGGTTTACAAATTATTGTACATCCTGCTGCTAGTGCTGGTGCCATTTTTCTAGCTATCATTGCTGCTGGGAAATTCCAAGGTGTAATTGCGCCAACGACACCTACAGGAAATTGATCTGTAATAATTTTTTTGCTGCTTTGGTTAGCAGGTATTGTTCTACCATATATACGTTTAGCTTCTTCTTGATACCATTGTATATAACTATTCGCATAAGCGACTTCGCCTAAAGCTTCTTTATAAGGTTTGCCGTTTTCTAACGTTATCAATTCAGCAAGTTCTTCTTTATGTTCATCAATTAATTGGTACCATTTTGTTAATAATGCAGAACGTTCATGTGCATCTTTTTCACTCCATGATAGAAAAGCTTCTTGTGCCTTATCAATTTGTTGAATCGTTTCTTCTTCAGTCGTAAAGTCGATTGTTTTAATTAAATCATTTGTCGCCGGGTTGTACACTTTGTGGTTTTTCATATGTGAGTTCTCCTTTAGGTTTTGTAATGTATAACACTGCTGCGATACCATACCAAACGAATACGATAATCCATTCATGTGGCCATACAAGTGATGACGGCATACCTGGAAGATAGATTGCTACAAATGCAAGACTTAAAATAACAGCAATCCAACCTACAGCTTTACCGCTTTTAATACGATATGGTCTTTCTAAATTTGGTTCAGTTCTTCTTAATTTTAAGAATGAAAATGCAACAAATAAATAACCTAATACTACGCCCACTCCACCAGCGTCAACAATCCAAA encodes the following:
- a CDS encoding amidohydrolase family protein, which translates into the protein MIIKNINLIDGTGNDIQKEIDIKIEYGVITEIGQNIQGEEVVDGKGQYLLPGMIDSHVHVMLEMEPIENKLSTPFSYNFYKAIDHLKRTVNAGVTTVRDALGADLGLKEAINDGLILGPKLQISVNALTITGGHGDSYTKSGILFPVLQDGYPGMPNGICDGVEEVRKKSREMLRAGADVLKVHATGGVTSATDHPDYTQFSLEELKVIVEEAQFRNNRKVMAHAQGLQGVKQCIEAGIHSIEHGIYLDDEAVKLMKENDMYLVPTLLAPLSVIEFATELGMSTNSINKSKQVMQDHIDSFKKAQQHGVKIAMGTDAGVFKHGTNLRELELMVEHGMTEMEAIIASTKTAAECLGYDKEIGTIEVGKKADFIILEQNPLEDISTLRDPNKIKVVSIDGKFVKDIRNG
- a CDS encoding NAD-dependent succinate-semialdehyde dehydrogenase; the encoded protein is MKNHKVYNPATNDLIKTIDFTTEEETIQQIDKAQEAFLSWSEKDAHERSALLTKWYQLIDEHKEELAELITLENGKPYKEALGEVAYANSYIQWYQEEAKRIYGRTIPANQSSKKIITDQFPVGVVGAITPWNFPAAMIARKMAPALAAGCTIICKPALETPLTTIRMVELAHEAGIPEDAIQYVILSGRDAGRIFTESPIIQKITFTGSTPVGKTLIKASADTVKNATMELGGLAPVIVHKDADIELAVDQTIATKFRNSGQTCISANRIFVHQDIEAAYTDLLTQKVNALKVGNGLDEGVEMGPLINEKAVDKVLDHIEDAVENGGELSQQIADIKLGGNFLKPVVIKKANLNMKVMHEETFGPIAAVMSYDDLDEIIKVANDTEFGLAAYFFTNDYKTGFHIYNKLDYGVIGWNDGAPSAAHAPFGGFKESGYGREGGIEGIEPYLETKYLSIGNASL